A genomic region of Nicotiana sylvestris cultivar TW 137 mitochondrion, complete genome contains the following coding sequences:
- the rps13 gene encoding ribosomal protein S13: MLYISGARLVGDEQVRIASTKIDGIGPKKAIQVRYRLGISGNIKIKELTKYQIDQIEQMIGQDHVVHWELKRGERADIERLISISCYRGIRHQDGSPLRGQRTHTNARTCRKLIRK; the protein is encoded by the coding sequence ATGTTATATATTTCAGGAGCTAGATTAGTTGGCGATGAACAAGTAAGAATTGCCTCAACCAAAATTGATGGAATTGGACCTAAAAAAGCCATTCAGGTTCGTTATCGATTAGGTATCAGTGGAAACATAAAGATAAAAGAATTAACTAAGTATCAAATCGACCAAATTGAACAAATGATAGGTCAAGATCATGTTGTTCATTGGGAATTGAAGAGGGGAGAACGAGCAGACATCGAACGATTAATTTCGATTTCTTGTTATCGTGGAATTCGTCATCAAGATGGATCGCCCTTACGCGGTCAACGAACTCATACTAATGCTAGGACTTGTCGCAAGCTAATTCGGAAATGA